The DNA window GTGGCCACGGGAAGCCATCGAATGGGTGCACCGTAAGCGTGACGTCAAGATCAACCCCTTAACAAGGCAGAAGTTCCAATGGCCAACGCAGCCAATGATCCAGAAGGTGAAATCGTTCGGCTGCCACGTCATACCGATCGGGTACGCACCGAAACAGGGCCAGAACCGGTACCGGCAGCTCGAGTGGAAGATTGTCTTTCCCGAGGCGGAACGCTACCTTGAGAGCTGTCTCACCGGGACGCAGATCAAGATCTACATGATCacagtgctgctgctgaaaacGTTTGTGGAGCCAAATCTTACACCCGGCATGAGCATGTTCGGCATGGAGCATTTGCGTGCCCATCTGTTCTGGCAATGCGAAACGAACTACGCAGCGTGGCCGGAAGATTATCTCGGCGAGGCACTGTTGCGCTTTCTCAACGCTTTGCTCGATCGCATAAAGACGCATACGCTGCCCGATTACTTTCTGCCGAGCCGGAACCTGTTCGAAAACGTACCGGAACGGGTACTGGTGGAGCTGCACAAGCGTATCTTTCGCATCACAGAGAACCCGGTGATGCATATGCTGATTGCGCTGCGCAATCTGAAGCTACCTAGCGCCCGGTTAACGTTCTATCCGAAGATACGGATCAAACGGCTCTACTCGTACCTGGTGATCGACAACCCGCTCAAGATCGTTAACCCGATGCTGCGCGATGAGGATGAGAACCTGGCGGCCGAGGACTCGGACGAGAATGATGCGAACGAGCGTGAGATTGCCGTCGGGTCGATGGCTTACTACAATCAGCAGGAGGTAGAATCGCGCCGCAAAAGGACCCGCATCGTGCGTTTCTTGGTGGCGGAACAGCTCAAGAAGGAGCGGGCAGTACAACCGGAACGTCGCCAGTCGGTGGAATCGATCGATTTGACGGTAAGTGGGGGAACGCTTGAATCATTGCCAAGGTGTACAACGCCTTCCATCCTCGCAGCTAGGAGATTGTTGATTCGAgtagtttgtttttaactTTCAGTTTCTACCGCTCAAACACATGGAGAACCTGCGCCGACAGCTTATCTACGGGCTGTTCGTGGAGCATTTCCTGGAGATGGCACGTGTGTCCTGTGGCTTTCGGACGCTCAACCAGGCGTTGATCTATCTACGTCAGGCAGAGCGGCTCTGCAATCTACTCGCGGATGACGAGGGCCTTGAGGAGGCCCGGCAGTACCTTAACCAGATATACGGCTTGCGTCTAGAGCTCGCAAAAGCTAATGCAAAGGGAGCGGATCGACCGGCACTGCCGAAGCGCACCAGTACCAGCGAGAATCGTCCTATCGCTAGCCGAAAACCTTCGGTCACGCGTCGGAACAGCAAACGTACCACCTACACCAACGTTCGCCAAACGTCCGTGGGGACAAAACGTAACCAGCAGCAACCGCGCTTCTTCTCGCCCGACAacgaagacgacgacgacgatgacgacgacgaagaATGGGAAGACATCGAACGGAAGGAGATTGAATTGAGCGGCGGCGCTGGACGTAACCAACGGCGAACATCCCGACCACCTTCGTCCCAACCTGCTGGCGGGTTGCGACGAATACCTtcccagcagcaacatcatcatcagcagcagcagcaaattaGTGTTCAGATTCACGCACCAAAGTCACCGGCCGGTCCACCGAGATCGAAAGGACCGCGTCCTTCGTCCGACGACATCGACGACATCTCTCTGCTACTGGGCAACGTTACGGTCTCACCGAGACCGGGATATCGATAGTTACCAGCAGATAGCAAAGAGAATTAAAGAAGGCGAGAGCGAAAAAagagatatatatatatggaaagagagagagaaagtgagaTCTGTAATAGGATGGAGATCAAATTAGGACCCTACGGAGGTTAGGAAAACCCTTTCTGTGATAAATGGTACCGGGAACAGTGACAATGGGGGCCGCTGATGCCTAAATGCTGGGATTTGCAGACAAACAATGGATTTGGGAAACTTATTGTAAAAGTACTGCTTATAATTCGGAAAGATACTGCTATAAACGACCTCTAAAATACTTAACAAACATACTTGATATAATACTATTACAACCGTATAacaatatgttgttttttttttggtcaaaactCATATCCTGACACAAAGGTCCACAGAATTCGAAGCATTCCATCATATAAAATACATTACATTTAGCTGGAATGTTAACGAAAGCTACTCACCTCAACGCCGTGTTCGGTATAAAAGTCACCCGTGCCCATTGACGCATACAGCTTGTAGCCCATCTTCTCGAGTATACGTATCGATGGTAAGAGTTCCATTTTGTGCTGTAAGAGTGCGTACAAGTAGCGTTAGACAACCATTTGCTAGTGAGACCATCTATTTCTTACCTTGTAACTTCCAATACTGAGTAGTATCGACTTCTTCGGTATTTGGAATCCGGTTGACATCATAGCCTTGAGGTAGGCTTCGTAGCGATTCTCCCCAAAGCAGGCAACCTCACCAGTTGATGCCATCTCCACACCCAACATCACGTCAGCTCCAGCCAATCGGGAGAAGCTGAACTGGGGCACCTTTACACCAACCAGCCCGCGACCATGCATCACCTCCACAGGCTCAATATCCGTATGTCCCACGATGACCCGCGTAGCCAGTGCCACAAAGTCGAAGTCAAGCGTCTTCGACACGAACGGGAACGAGCGCGACACGCGCACATTACACTCGATCACCTTCAGCTCGTTATTTTTCGCAATCAGCTGCATATTGAACGGACCCGTTACATCCAGCAGGTCGGCAATGTCTCGGGCTATCTCCTTGATGCGCTCCAGCGTTTCCCGGTTGATGTCTTGCGGTGGTGTCACGAGTGTCGCATCACCCGAATGTACACCAGCGTTCTCCACGTGTTCGGACACGGCCATGCACAGAATGACACCGTCCGCCGCAACTGCATCCACATCGATTTCTTTTGCCTCGACCAGAAACTTCGAGATCACCACCGGATGCTCTTTGCTGACGTCGGACGCGTGCTTCAGGTACGTCTTGAGGTCCTGGTTTGAGTAGGCTACGTTCATGGCGGCACCGGACAGCACATAGGAAGGCCGTACCAGACACGGATATCCGACCTCCTCACAAAACTCGATCGCCGATTCCAGATTCGTCAACTCCTTCCAGCGCGGTTGAGAAATCCCCTTGCGGTCGAGCTTGCGCGAAAACTTGAACCGATTTTCGGCACTATCGACCGATTCGGGTGACGTGCCCAAAATGCGTGCCTGCTGCCGATGCAGATCCATCGCGATGTTGTTCGGCAGTTGGCCACCCATCGAAAGAATTATACCCATCGGTTGCTCCGCATCGTAAATATCCATCACGACTTCGAACGAAATTTCCTCAAAGTACAGCCGATCGCACATATCGTAATCCGTGCTGACCGTTTCGGGATTGTAGTTCACCATGATGGTTTTGTGATTTAATCGGCGTAACTCCTTCAAACACCCGACGGCACACCAATCGAACTCGACCGAGCTGCCGATCCGATACACACCCGAACCGATCACCATCGTGTACTGTCCCGGGAACTCGACATCGTTTTCGGTGGCACTGTACGTCAGGTAGAGATAGTTAGTCGAGGCAGGCCACTCACCCGCCACTGTATCAATCTGTTTCACGAAGGGTAATACGCCAAGTTCCTTACGCTGCATCCGTACCGCCAGCTCGGTACTTTTAACGCACTGCGCAATCATACGATCGGAAAAGCCAAGCCGTTTTGCTTCACGCAACATCGCTGCCTCCGGTACGCAACCGTGCTCGAGCTCTTCCAGCTCATCGGTAAAGTCGATGATACCTTTCAGCTTGCGCAAAAACCAACGATCTATCTTGGTCAGCTCGTAGATCTGTTCCACCGTGTAGCGGGCCTTCAGGGCAGCAGCCAACACGAACATACGCTTGTCGGTGGGTTGCTCCAGCTCCTGCTCATTCACCGGCTTCAGGTAAGGATCGAACCCATTCACACTGTCCACCATCCGCAGTGCCTTCTGGAACGCTTCCTCGAAGGTACGCCCAATCGCCATTACTTCGCCGACACTCTTCATGGAGCTCCCAATATTCTTGCTAACGCGTGCAAACTTCGCCAAATCCCAGCGTGGCATCTTCACCACACAGTAATCGAGACTCGGCTCAAAGCAGGCCGTCGTCACACCGGTCACCGAGTTACGGATGTCTGGGAGCGGTATCGCCAGCGCCAACTTTGCCGCCACGTACGCCAACGGATACCCAGTTGCCTTACTGGCCAACGCGGAACTTCTCGACAGGCGTGCATTCACCTCAATGATGTAGTACTCTTCCGATTCCGGATTCAACGCGTACTGGATGTTACACTCCCCAACTACACCAAAGTGCCGTATGACACGTATCGCTGTGGAGCGCAACAGGTTGTACTCCCGGTTGGAAAGTGTCTGAGACGGTGCCACCACAATACTTTCTCCCGTGTGAATGCCCAGCGGATCGACATTCTCCATGTTGCACACGGTGATACAGTTGTCGTAGGCATCGCGCACCACCTCGTACTCTACCTCCTTCCAGCCCTTGAGCGACTTATCAATGATGAGCTGATTGGAATGTGCCAAAGCTTGGTTCGCTAGTGCCTTCAGTTCTTCCGCGTTGCTCGCAAAACCCGAACCAAGACCACCGAGCGAGAATGCGGCACGTGCCATTACGGGATAGCCGATCGTATCCGCCGCATCGAGTGCTTCCGATACGGAGTATACCGCTGCTGACGGTGCGACCTTCTCACCAATCTCAGCCACACGTTCGGCGAACAACTTGCGATCCTCGGTTTCAATGATGGAACTGATCGGTGTACCCATAATCTTCACACCGTACCGACTAAACAATCCGGCCCGTTCCATCTCAATGCCAACGTTCAAAGCGGTCTGGCCACCAAACGTTAACAGTACACCGCCGGGTCTTTCTGCCTTGATTACCTTCTCCACGTAATACCGAGTCAACGGTAGAAAGTACACCTTATCCGCCAACCCCTTGGAAGTCTGAACGGTTGCAATGTTTGGGTTGATCAGGACCGTTTGAATGCGTTCCTCCTTCAGTGCCTTGATCGCCTGCGATCCAGAGTAATCGAACTCTCCAGCCTGCCCGATAGACAATCCACCCGATCCCAATATTAACACCTTCTTGGGACGCTCCAGATCGATCGGTACCGGTGGTACGTATTGCAGTCGCTCGTTCAAACGGTCCTTTACCGACACGTGCTGTTTCTTAGGCTCTCGCTTGTACTCACTCACCACCTCAAGAAACACATCGAACAACACCTCCAAATCTGCCGGACCAGCCGTATGTTCCGGATGGAACTGCACACTAAAGTACGGCTTAGTCTGATGCACAATACCCTCGTTCGTACCATCGTTCAGGTTAGTAAACAGCTCCTCCCATCCTACCGGCATCTGATTGGAATCGACCGCAAAACCATGATTTTGCGACGTCATATAGCATCGCCTAGTGCCAAGATGCATACAGGGCAGGTTGTGACCCCGATTACCGTAGCGCATCTTAAACGTACGACAGCCGGCCGCCGTCGAGAGGATCTGATGCCCGAGACAGATGCCAAAGATTGGCTTCGCCGTCTTCATGTTGAGCAAACTCCGCAGATTTTCCACCACCTCCCGGCACATCTCCGGATCGCCGGGACCGTTCGAAAGAAACAGCCCATCGTACTCGTCCGGGTTCGGTCGTGCATTCCACGGTACCACATCCAACCGTGCACCACGGCTAACGAAGCAACGCACTTGATTTAGCTTTAAGCCACAATCTATTGCCAAAATTCGGGGCGAACCTGATTCGTTGTAGGTGCGCGGCTGAGCCAATGATACCTCCGCGACCAGGTTTCGCAAGTTTTGATTGCTAAAGTTGAGACCGGCAATCGACAAGACACGTGATTGAACAATCTTTCCTGCAAAGAAATTATATTGATTAAAATCCTCGGGAATTTTATGAGgcagaagaaaagaacaaattcTTACCTAGAATAGTGCCATTTTCGCGTATCTTTTTAGTCAACGCTCGCGTATCTATTCCACTAATTCCCGGCACACCATGCCTCCACATCCAGCTTGACAGCGTTAGCTTACTGCGCCAGTGCGATGGTTCGTGGCATATTTCACTCACAACCAGCCCAGCAGTCCATATGCGGTTGTTCGACTCAAAGTGCCGCATTAGCCCACACTCATCCAAATCCGCATCCGGGATGCCGTAGTTGCCAATCAACGGATACGTTAGCACCAGTATCTGGCCATGATACGACGGGTCGGTCATCGATTCCGGATAACCTACCATACccgtctgaaacacgacctcACCATCTACGCTCACATCCGCACCGAACTTGTGGCCGGGAAAGATTGTCCCATCCTCCAGCACCAGGTAAGCCGTCGGCGGTCTATATTCACTCAACTCTTGCTTCCGTACTTCGCTCGGCAATGCGACGATAGCTTCCTCGTTCGGCAGCATGGTTATCTCTGCAAACGGATGAtaaagttttggtttaatttattaaaatttttaacatttttcctctatattcacaattttttaaagACACGTTACCACGTAAttcatgtaataaaatttttaaaaacaaaattcctaCGGACCCTTCTTTACACGGCGATTTCTTGGAACGACCTAACAATAACGCGCTAATGTTAACCTAAAATATTTGGAACTCCCGTATATATTCGTCAAAACAGAAAAGGACAACAAATCCCAATCCTAGATACAATAGATCTTGCCTTTTCTCGTAAAGAACAGATCGTATTCTAGACCTGCCAtagatcatcatcaccatagaaaaaaaaacccggctaAAATTCGTACAAATATATTGTAAAGAACAGGTTCCCTGCTTTTGTGCATGTGGTTGAGGGAActggaaaaaaaggggttccATATTACCCACACTTCGTTCCTATCGCatttttcacaaacacacataaaccaAGGTCAAATCAAGAGACGCTGTCCGATGATAAATGTTTGGTTGAAGTTAATCATTCCACGCGGTGTTTTGCCCTACTTTTGTAATTGAAGTAGAAATCTTCTTGTCGTTCTCTACAACACATTTACTAGTAAATGTACTACATCTTCAGATGAAAGGTAACGTCTAGCGCAAGATTtgtatagattttttaatttttgaaatttaccaacaacataaattaattattattgtcAGATCTCTTGAAATTGAGGAActtaaattgataaaacaaGTCCAATTTAACGAAAACGGCACATTCGAACACATGTTCATATAACGCTTCTGTCAATCTACACAATAATCGAAAACCCGCACATTCCTACGGGCTTGACTGTAGTTGATTTGATAGATGAGTGGTTCATTGCTGC is part of the Anopheles funestus chromosome X, idAnoFuneDA-416_04, whole genome shotgun sequence genome and encodes:
- the LOC125763202 gene encoding CAD protein isoform X2; amino-acid sequence: MLPNEEAIVALPSEVRKQELSEYRPPTAYLVLEDGTIFPGHKFGADVSVDGEVVFQTGMVGYPESMTDPSYHGQILVLTYPLIGNYGIPDADLDECGLMRHFESNNRIWTAGLVVSEICHEPSHWRSKLTLSSWMWRHGVPGISGIDTRALTKKIRENGTILGKIVQSRVLSIAGLNFSNQNLRNLVAEVSLAQPRTYNESGSPRILAIDCGLKLNQVRCFVSRGARLDVVPWNARPNPDEYDGLFLSNGPGDPEMCREVVENLRSLLNMKTAKPIFGICLGHQILSTAAGCRTFKMRYGNRGHNLPCMHLGTRRCYMTSQNHGFAVDSNQMPVGWEELFTNLNDGTNEGIVHQTKPYFSVQFHPEHTAGPADLEVLFDVFLEVVSEYKREPKKQHVSVKDRLNERLQYVPPVPIDLERPKKVLILGSGGLSIGQAGEFDYSGSQAIKALKEERIQTVLINPNIATVQTSKGLADKVYFLPLTRYYVEKVIKAERPGGVLLTFGGQTALNVGIEMERAGLFSRYGVKIMGTPISSIIETEDRKLFAERVAEIGEKVAPSAAVYSVSEALDAADTIGYPVMARAAFSLGGLGSGFASNAEELKALANQALAHSNQLIIDKSLKGWKEVEYEVVRDAYDNCITVCNMENVDPLGIHTGESIVVAPSQTLSNREYNLLRSTAIRVIRHFGVVGECNIQYALNPESEEYYIIEVNARLSRSSALASKATGYPLAYVAAKLALAIPLPDIRNSVTGVTTACFEPSLDYCVVKMPRWDLAKFARVSKNIGSSMKSVGEVMAIGRTFEEAFQKALRMVDSVNGFDPYLKPVNEQELEQPTDKRMFVLAAALKARYTVEQIYELTKIDRWFLRKLKGIIDFTDELEELEHGCVPEAAMLREAKRLGFSDRMIAQCVKSTELAVRMQRKELGVLPFVKQIDTVAGEWPASTNYLYLTYSATENDVEFPGQYTMVIGSGVYRIGSSVEFDWCAVGCLKELRRLNHKTIMVNYNPETVSTDYDMCDRLYFEEISFEVVMDIYDAEQPMGIILSMGGQLPNNIAMDLHRQQARILGTSPESVDSAENRFKFSRKLDRKGISQPRWKELTNLESAIEFCEEVGYPCLVRPSYVLSGAAMNVAYSNQDLKTYLKHASDVSKEHPVVISKFLVEAKEIDVDAVAADGVILCMAVSEHVENAGVHSGDATLVTPPQDINRETLERIKEIARDIADLLDVTGPFNMQLIAKNNELKVIECNVRVSRSFPFVSKTLDFDFVALATRVIVGHTDIEPVEVMHGRGLVGVKVPQFSFSRLAGADVMLGVEMASTGEVACFGENRYEAYLKAMMSTGFQIPKKSILLSIGSYKHKMELLPSIRILEKMGYKLYASMGTGDFYTEHGVEVESVQWTFDSFAAEDNGNGAGSELRHLAEYLANKQFDLVINPPMSGGGARRVACFMTHGYRTRRLAVDYSIPLVTDVKCAKLLVAAMQRIGGAPSMKTHIDCMSSRLMVKLPGFIDVHVHLREPGAPHKETFATGTAAALAGGITMVLAMPNTQPAIVDRGAFQQAVELAQKGARCDYALYVGASSTNFSTVHELASQAAGLKLYLNETFTTLRLNGLSVWQAHLANWPKRAPLCVHAERETMAAVLLLASLTDRPIHVCHVARKEEILLIKAAKERGLKVTCEVCPHHLFLSTADLDRIGAGRGEVRPVLCSPEDQQALWDNLDVVDVFATDHAPHAREEKESERPPPGFPGLETILPLLLTAVTEGRLTMDELVNKFHSNPRRIFNLPEQPNTYVEIDLSEEWIIPDRPAHSKAHWTPFAGMRVKGCVHRVVLRGETAYVDGLVLVNPGYGQNVREWHGGKPPMAGAASIERIDVLNHSIGSGSGVGLRTADLEPDLQTNEAFYQLLSPDGTNAHVKQLGVHFAGEQSGMRSASPLPPRIRCDSTGNQSVVGKLEPISINTGLGGVRERQLAGRHVLTVDMFTKEHLNEIFHLAQTMKSRVAKERLLDDLLRGKVMVSIFYEVSTRTSCSFAAAMQRLGGRIVHIDETSSSAKKGETLEDSIQVIAGYADVVVLRHPLPGAVTRAAQHCRKPLINAGDGVGEHPTQALLDIFTIREEIGTVNGLTITMVGDLKHGRTVHSLARLLTMYNVNLRYVCPAGLEMPSHIKQYIDKKGISQRQYDSLETAIIDTDVLYMTRIQRERFESEQEYERCCGQLILTPQIMTLAKRRMIVMHPLPRVFEISVEIDSDPRAAYFRQAEYGMYVRMALLAMVLGRN
- the LOC125763202 gene encoding CAD protein isoform X1; amino-acid sequence: MAEITMLPNEEAIVALPSEVRKQELSEYRPPTAYLVLEDGTIFPGHKFGADVSVDGEVVFQTGMVGYPESMTDPSYHGQILVLTYPLIGNYGIPDADLDECGLMRHFESNNRIWTAGLVVSEICHEPSHWRSKLTLSSWMWRHGVPGISGIDTRALTKKIRENGTILGKIVQSRVLSIAGLNFSNQNLRNLVAEVSLAQPRTYNESGSPRILAIDCGLKLNQVRCFVSRGARLDVVPWNARPNPDEYDGLFLSNGPGDPEMCREVVENLRSLLNMKTAKPIFGICLGHQILSTAAGCRTFKMRYGNRGHNLPCMHLGTRRCYMTSQNHGFAVDSNQMPVGWEELFTNLNDGTNEGIVHQTKPYFSVQFHPEHTAGPADLEVLFDVFLEVVSEYKREPKKQHVSVKDRLNERLQYVPPVPIDLERPKKVLILGSGGLSIGQAGEFDYSGSQAIKALKEERIQTVLINPNIATVQTSKGLADKVYFLPLTRYYVEKVIKAERPGGVLLTFGGQTALNVGIEMERAGLFSRYGVKIMGTPISSIIETEDRKLFAERVAEIGEKVAPSAAVYSVSEALDAADTIGYPVMARAAFSLGGLGSGFASNAEELKALANQALAHSNQLIIDKSLKGWKEVEYEVVRDAYDNCITVCNMENVDPLGIHTGESIVVAPSQTLSNREYNLLRSTAIRVIRHFGVVGECNIQYALNPESEEYYIIEVNARLSRSSALASKATGYPLAYVAAKLALAIPLPDIRNSVTGVTTACFEPSLDYCVVKMPRWDLAKFARVSKNIGSSMKSVGEVMAIGRTFEEAFQKALRMVDSVNGFDPYLKPVNEQELEQPTDKRMFVLAAALKARYTVEQIYELTKIDRWFLRKLKGIIDFTDELEELEHGCVPEAAMLREAKRLGFSDRMIAQCVKSTELAVRMQRKELGVLPFVKQIDTVAGEWPASTNYLYLTYSATENDVEFPGQYTMVIGSGVYRIGSSVEFDWCAVGCLKELRRLNHKTIMVNYNPETVSTDYDMCDRLYFEEISFEVVMDIYDAEQPMGIILSMGGQLPNNIAMDLHRQQARILGTSPESVDSAENRFKFSRKLDRKGISQPRWKELTNLESAIEFCEEVGYPCLVRPSYVLSGAAMNVAYSNQDLKTYLKHASDVSKEHPVVISKFLVEAKEIDVDAVAADGVILCMAVSEHVENAGVHSGDATLVTPPQDINRETLERIKEIARDIADLLDVTGPFNMQLIAKNNELKVIECNVRVSRSFPFVSKTLDFDFVALATRVIVGHTDIEPVEVMHGRGLVGVKVPQFSFSRLAGADVMLGVEMASTGEVACFGENRYEAYLKAMMSTGFQIPKKSILLSIGSYKHKMELLPSIRILEKMGYKLYASMGTGDFYTEHGVEVESVQWTFDSFAAEDNGNGAGSELRHLAEYLANKQFDLVINPPMSGGGARRVACFMTHGYRTRRLAVDYSIPLVTDVKCAKLLVAAMQRIGGAPSMKTHIDCMSSRLMVKLPGFIDVHVHLREPGAPHKETFATGTAAALAGGITMVLAMPNTQPAIVDRGAFQQAVELAQKGARCDYALYVGASSTNFSTVHELASQAAGLKLYLNETFTTLRLNGLSVWQAHLANWPKRAPLCVHAERETMAAVLLLASLTDRPIHVCHVARKEEILLIKAAKERGLKVTCEVCPHHLFLSTADLDRIGAGRGEVRPVLCSPEDQQALWDNLDVVDVFATDHAPHAREEKESERPPPGFPGLETILPLLLTAVTEGRLTMDELVNKFHSNPRRIFNLPEQPNTYVEIDLSEEWIIPDRPAHSKAHWTPFAGMRVKGCVHRVVLRGETAYVDGLVLVNPGYGQNVREWHGGKPPMAGAASIERIDVLNHSIGSGSGVGLRTADLEPDLQTNEAFYQLLSPDGTNAHVKQLGVHFAGEQSGMRSASPLPPRIRCDSTGNQSVVGKLEPISINTGLGGVRERQLAGRHVLTVDMFTKEHLNEIFHLAQTMKSRVAKERLLDDLLRGKVMVSIFYEVSTRTSCSFAAAMQRLGGRIVHIDETSSSAKKGETLEDSIQVIAGYADVVVLRHPLPGAVTRAAQHCRKPLINAGDGVGEHPTQALLDIFTIREEIGTVNGLTITMVGDLKHGRTVHSLARLLTMYNVNLRYVCPAGLEMPSHIKQYIDKKGISQRQYDSLETAIIDTDVLYMTRIQRERFESEQEYERCCGQLILTPQIMTLAKRRMIVMHPLPRVFEISVEIDSDPRAAYFRQAEYGMYVRMALLAMVLGRN
- the LOC125768626 gene encoding uncharacterized protein LOC125768626 isoform X1; this encodes MGRSQSKEQPGGSNPFEAEIARKQRREQTVRELTQERREQERRAQKARQRAEKEAKKQQKKKKKSARKSGGGKKQRKSKLDELRDTEPPPIVRKSKAKLEESDYDSEAKRRMQHQLAFNSDIFVLNQLVLGVQFYGNFEREMWEAVERNRNEENRRNGKTSRHCKTVILPDRLLEAVDMRVKFYAKHGPYKNRLLPLHTQTCYVVHDNIEITNPGDSSVYSILTDAPIYKLEIEDSLDDKLKQAGDGVVRKRRTNCHHGYIKLKSVEFIKPNNPPTLDRMATAQRLIAYGTEPGPSGLRQKLGTANGMAKVNSLSESDTLEEEEEDDDDDEDDDNDEDDEENVRGENRFTKLKYRDSIMVKYPKVGNGVYGKKQPELLLANAGVPSTSTSSTSPPSSEYDYAYITAINTHQPLSVMRSAGGDEAPVSTTVLPDYCITTISCPIEVNEGYYSDDESEGTDKLSALYLVKANGTGGVNGQSSSRGKMNHLHHHPHHSNPEYTTERRQYLNSKGFLAYFVNLFQDTLASELDIPAEDLRNATWKGAVVYSGQWEIIPAILCPWPREAIEWVHRKRDVKINPLTRQKFQWPTQPMIQKVKSFGCHVIPIGYAPKQGQNRYRQLEWKIVFPEAERYLESCLTGTQIKIYMITVLLLKTFVEPNLTPGMSMFGMEHLRAHLFWQCETNYAAWPEDYLGEALLRFLNALLDRIKTHTLPDYFLPSRNLFENVPERVLVELHKRIFRITENPVMHMLIALRNLKLPSARLTFYPKIRIKRLYSYLVIDNPLKIVNPMLRDEDENLAAEDSDENDANEREIAVGSMAYYNQQEVESRRKRTRIVRFLVAEQLKKERAVQPERRQSVESIDLTFVFNFQFLPLKHMENLRRQLIYGLFVEHFLEMARVSCGFRTLNQALIYLRQAERLCNLLADDEGLEEARQYLNQIYGLRLELAKANAKGADRPALPKRTSTSENRPIASRKPSVTRRNSKRTTYTNVRQTSVGTKRNQQQPRFFSPDNEDDDDDDDDEEWEDIERKEIELSGGAGRNQRRTSRPPSSQPAGGLRRIPSQQQHHHQQQQQISVQIHAPKSPAGPPRSKGPRPSSDDIDDISLLLGNVTVSPRPGYR